Genomic segment of Candidatus Limnocylindrales bacterium:
ATTCAGGATGCCAGTTGGTTAAAAAGGAAAGTGGCGCAATTTTGTATGCCCATCGGAATGAAGATAGCGGATATGAAACTTCAAAAGAAGATTATCCCTCTTCAGTGGAAGGCTCTATATGCACTGGCCCATTTCCTTATGTTTCGGGCTTTAAAAGATCGGTTCGGCTTAACCTTCCTTCGAAACGTTTACACCGGGGGCGCTGCTCTGGGACCTGATGTATTCAAGTTTTTCCAGGCTATTGGAGTCAGAATCAAACAGATTTACGGTCAAACCGAGATAGCCGGGATCTCGGTCGTCCACCGCAATGATGATATCAAGCTGGAAACGGTCGGTTTACCTATTCCCAATACCGAGATAAGAATTTCGGATACCGGTGAGATTTTATCCCGAAGCCCCAGTGTCTTTTTAGGTTATTACAAAGACCCGGAGGCCACTGCCAAAACCCTGGCCGGGGGATGGCTCCATTCAGGGGATGCGGGGCTTATCGATGAAGATGGGCATCTGGTTGTCATCGACCGACTGAAAGATGTCATGCAGCTTACTGACGGAACCAAGTTTTCTCCTCAGTTTATTGAGAACAAGCTTAAATATAGTCCTTATATTGCCGAAGCCGTGGTCATCGGTAAAGGCCGGCCTTATGTTACCGCTTTAATCAATATGGATATGGCTAACACCGGAAAATGGGCCGAAGATCATCGGATCACCTATACGACGTTTACGGACCTTTCTCAAAAACCGGAGGTGTACCGTCTAATCGAAGAGGAGATCAGGCGGGTTAATCGAGAGTTACCCAAAGCGGCCCGGATTCACAAGTTTGTAATGCTTTACAAAGAACTGGATGCCGACGACGATGAATTAACTCGAACCCGAAAGCTCCGCCGGAGTTTCATAGAAACCCGTTATAAACCTCTTATCGAAGCCATGTATGAAGATCGTTCGGAAATCCAGGTAGAGGCCGAAGTCAAATACCGAGACGGTCGGGAAGTTCTACTTCAAACGGTTATTAAAGTAGGAGTTTTAGAGGAAGGATGAGGAAAGTGTAGGAGTATGGGAGTATAGGAGAATATACTTCCATACTTCCATACCCCCACACTCCCATACTCCTATACCTTTAAAATACATGGATTTCTTCCTTCAACTGGTTGTAAACGGAATAGTAGTCGGAAGCATTTATGCCCTGGTTGCGTTGGGATTTGTTTTGATCTATAAAGCTTCCGGGATTCTCAACCTGGCCCAGGGAGAGTTTCTCATGGTCGGGGCTTATATTTTCTTTGCCATTGTTGATCAATTCCATGTACCCTTGCTTCCGGCCTTTTTTTTAACCCTCCTTTTCTCGTTTATATTAGGGCTCTTGATAGAGCGATGGGTTCTCAGGCCTTTGATAGGAGAACCGGTTATATCTGTCATTATGGTCACTTTGGGACTTGCCAGTGTACTACGGGCCCTGGTCCAGGCCTTCTATGGTACGGATACACGACCCTTTCCTGAGTTTTTTTCTCAAAAACCCGTCAATCTATTGGGAATTCCTGTCGCGACCAGTTATATCGGAAGCTTTATCTGTGTAAGTTTGTTGGTCGTTTTATTTTCCATATTTTTTAAATATACCAAAACGGGTATTGCCATGCGGGCCACGGCCAGTGACCAGCAAGCTGCCATGTCCATGGGAATTAGTATTAAAAGGATTTTCGCTATTTCCTGGAGTATTGCCGCGGTGGTTTCAGCCATAGGAGGCATTCTCCTGGGAAATATTCGCGGAGGAATAGATGGATCCCTGGTTTTTCTCGGTTTGAAAGTGATCCCGGTCGTTATCTTAGGGGGTCTGGACAGTATTCTTGGAGCCATTTTAGGTGGACTCCTGATAGGAGTTTTTGAGAACCTGGCCGGAGGTTATTTAGATCCTTTCTTTGGGGGAGGGGTTAAGGAAGTAGCCCCCTTTGTTATTCTGGTTTTAATTTTAATGATTAAACCTTATGGATTATTCGGGACCGAGGAGATAGAGCGGGTGTAGTACAAAGAAGCAAGGGCAAGAAGCAGGAGTAAAAAATTCTTGTTTCTTGCTTCTTCCATTTCTCCAACTTATGGTAGCAAAGTGCGGAGATTTTAAGCGCAGCTATTCTGAAGACGAGGCCATCTTCGAGACCCGTTTTGTACGAGCTTGTGTGGTAGGATGGATTATAGTCCTTTTTATTTTTCCGTTTCTTGCCAATAGTTATCTTCTGGATGTAGCCAATCAAATTGGTGTTGCGATTATCGGTGCCATAGGGTTGAATATCCTGACGGGATTTACCGGTCAGATTTCTATCGGTCATGCGGCTTTTCTTGCTATAGGTGCCTATACTTCGGCTATTTTAACCTCGAAAGTAGAATTTTCTTTCTGGATTTCACTTCCTCTGGCCGGTTTCATCACCGCTTTAATTGGTATGATTTTTGGCGTACCTTCCCTGAGACTCAAGGGGTTATATCTGGCCATGGCCACTTTCGCCGCCCATTTTATTACCGAATTTACTATCAATCATTGGGAAAGTCTGACCAACGGAACGGCCGGAATCCTGGTTCCTCCTCCGGCTATAGGTACCTTTCAATTTGATACCGATCAACGCATGTACTTTATTATTTTCATCACGGCGATTCTGCTAACCTTTTTTGCCAGAAACCTTTTTCGTACAAAAGTAGGTAGGGCCTTTATTGCTATTCGAGATCGAGATATTTCTGCGGCTGTTATGGGGGTTAATCTATTTAAATATAAGCTGCTGGCTTTTGCCATTAGTTCTTTCTATGCAGGGATCGCAGGCGCTTTACTGGCACACCACCGTAAAATTATCACACCCGAGAACTTTCCCATTTGGGAGGCTATTCGATATTTGGCTATGATCATCATAGGAGGTCTGGGGAGTATCTTGGGTTCCATTTATGGAGCCATTTTCATGATCCTGTTGGATGAGATCCTTAGAAATATCACCACCACCCTAAGTGGCATATTTCCCCATATGGTGGGTTTATTAGCTTCTTTAAGGGAAGGGGTATTCGGTGTAACGATTATTCTTTTTTTAATTTTTGAACCCGATGGACTCGCAGCACGCTGGTATACCATTCGAAGTTATTGGAAACTCTGGCCGTTTTCATATTAAACTTTCCTGACCTTCTGGATTGCCTACTCTTTTTAATTTGAATGAAATTTGTTGACAGGTTCCCCCCTGTTTGATAGCGTCTCATCTTAGATGATGCCGTTCCGGTATCTTCGATTCAGCTACCAGAAAGATAGGTCATAACCAGATTCTGCTGGTTTATGCCTTGATTTAACCAAATAAGGAGGAATTAAGAATGATGTCCGGATCTACAGGTAAACAGGGAAAAAAAACAGAGAATTCAAACAAGTTAGCCGAAGAGGATACGGTGGATAGACTGGGAAATATCGATCAGATTCGGGATATTATTTTCGGTCCTCAATTGCGTGAATATAATCGTCGATTTGAGAAGATAGAAACCAGTCTATCCTCTCTCCAGGAGGAGGTAAGATCTCGTATTGAAGAAACCAAAAATACCCTATCGGCAGCTTTACGTACGGCCGTTGAATCCCTGGAGAAGAAGATCAGATCTCTTAATGCCAATGCCCAGGAAGAGTGGGGTAATCTTCGGCAACAGCTTGAGCATATCGATAGAAAGTTCTCCAATAGCCTCGAAACCCTTAGCGGGGAAGTCGAGGCGAATACCAAATCTCTTCGGGAAGATCTTTCACAAACCCGAAGTAAACTTCAGGACGATATTCGAATTCTGAAGACTCAAATCTATGAGGAACTGGATAGACGGCTCTCTCTACTTGGGGATGTTAAAGTTTCCAGGGATGATATGGCGGAAATTCTCGTTGAGCTTGGGATGAGGCTAAGGGGTGTCGAGTCTTTTTCAGAGCCCGTCATGAAAATTAAAGGAACGGAGATCGTTCCTGCCCTGAAAGACGTGGTCCAGTCGGAAACAGAGGATGAATGATGGAGGATGAATGTAAGAACGATGAAGCGGTCCATGAGGAGATTATCCCTCTATTTCTCGATTACTTCTACATTCATCGTCCGGGGTTTAGATGGCGATATCAAAGAAAAGGCTATCCTACGGAAATGATCCAAAGAGTCTCCTCTCTGAAGTTATCGAGGCAGGGGATAACTCTGTAAGCGAGATTGAACGTTTAAGAACTCTACTTATCAAACCGGAGATTCAAGGATTATCTGAATTACGTCGCCAACTCACACATCTCCAACATCAAATCCAAAATCCCGAGAAGCTTATCCGTTTACTTCTGCCTGTGATTGCAGAACTTTTGAGCCGTAAAGTTGCCGAGTCGGGAGAACACCTGGCAAGTGTCCTGGCTCCCATTATGGATGAAGCAATACGGAAAAAAATCCAGCAGGATAGAGAGGCTATCACCAAAACTTTAGGTCCTATCCTCCTGGATGCCCTGAAGGATCAGATTCCATCATCCGAAAGGGAACTCGTTGAAATTTTAACTCCTGTCATCTCGAAAGCCCTTTTCCATCAGCTTAAGGAATCTTCCTGGGAAATAGTTACGGCTCTCGCCCCGGTCATGGAGGTTAAGATTAAAGAGCAACTGAATTCCCAAAGGGAGGAAATGGTTCATACCCTTTATCCGGTTATTGGGCGTGCTACCATTAAATATCTATCTGAGGTACTAAAACATTTTATTCAGGGAGTGAACGAGAGCCTCTATAATTTTTTTTCAATTAAAAGGAGATCGCAAAAGGCTCGTTCTACATTATCTGAGCCGGATTCCACCTTAGCCGATTCCGGATTCACTTCTGCGCCTTCCCCTTATCCTCTACTTATCATCACCTTCGTACTTCTAAGCCTGCTTTTCGTTCCCTGGGGCATATATTGGCAGAAAAACAAAGTGGATCGTTATACCGAAGCTAAAATAGCTGGAGCTTTAGCTTCGGTTCCCGAGCTGACTCTACATCCTCTTACGGTGAAGGTCTACCGGGATACCTTCAAACTTTCTGGATGGGTTCCCAATGAGTATCTTCGTTTACGGGCGGAACAGGTGGCCCGGGCAGTTGCTCCGACTTTAAAGCTAAAAAATATGATTCGCGCGGTTCCTGCCGATCCTTTAATTGCAGCGGCTGAGGTGAAACGGGTAGCTTCTATGGTGAATGAGATTGAAGGTGTCTCTATTTCGGCGAGTTATCGGGATGGTTCTGTAACCATCGAAGGTGTTGTTTTATTTCCCATCGAAGAAAGGCTGGTTAAACCCTTTGAGCAAATTCCAGGGATTCGTAGCTTGCAGGTAAATGTCAGGCAGGGAAAACCCGGCCTTACTACCAGGATTTATTTTGATCCTGCCTCAGCCAGACTGAAGCCTTCCGAACTCGATAAAATAAGTCAGGTCAAGGAGTTTATGGATCAACATCCAAACTGGCGTCTCAAGATAATAGGCCACACAGATCTTAACGGTCCTATGGAAGGGAAACGTTCCCTGGCCTTGGGTCGGGCTGAGAATGTGAGAAAGGCTCTGATCCATTATGGAATCGAGGCCGACCGATTGCAGGTCGATGGAATTCCGGAACCGCCTTCCCATCAGGAGGCCGATCAATCCTTAAATCTGGGCAGATGTGTACGCTTTGAGCCTATAGAGCCGCCAGAGGAGCTGGTTTCGGGTTATCAAAGAAAATAACCATGTCCTTGACGCCTCAGAAAATGAACCTTGTTAAAGATCCCAGGGTAGATACAACCGACCCCATTGATCGCTAAATCGGGCTTAATGGCGTGATAGATAAAGCAGAAATAAATTTTAAACTCCCCTTTATAGAAAAGCTTCGAAATTTCGGGGTCTTGTGATAGATTCAAAATCTAAGATCCAAAAGATTTTCACTCTAAAGTAATAAAAATCCTTAGAGGGTAGGGGGGCTATGTGTCTGATAAAAGGGGAAGAAGGACAATGCCTTTTCTGGTTAAGAATAAGAATCAGATTCCAGGCGGTCCTTGTCGGCATGTTTCAAGAGATGACCTTGTGCCCCAAGGGCCTTCCTGAAGGATCCTTCTCAAGTTGAGAAGGTATAAGGTATGAGTATACTGATCATCGATGATTCTCAGGAGAGTAGACTCTTGCTCAAATCTATCCTGAAAGCTGCCGGATATACCGATGTCTTAACCGCCGGATCAGCCCATGAAGCCTTCAAGATTCTGAATTTGGATGGTGAAACAAAAGCCCCGACCCCTATTGATTTGATTTTGATGGATATTATGATGCCTGAAATCGATGGAATTGAAGCCTGTAAACGGATCAAGGCAAGGGAACATCTTCGAGATATTCCGATTATTATGATTACGGCTCTGACCGATGTAGAAATTCTAAAAACCGCCTTTGCTGCAGGAGCCATGGATTATATAGCTAAACCCCCCAATAAAGTGGAGTTATTGGCGCGGGTACGCTCTGCTTTAAGACTTAAGCATGAAATGGATGCCCGCAAAGCCCGGGAGCAGGAACTATTGGAAGTAACCCGGCAGCTTGAAGAGGCCAATCAAATCCTGTTACGGCTCTCTTCCTTGGATGGATTGACGGGTATTGCGAATCGTCGGCGCTTTGATGAGTTTCTCGATGTGGAGTGGCGGCGGGGTCTCCGGGAATCTGCCCCGCTCTCTTTAATTATGCTGGATATAGATTTTTTTAAAGCTTATAATGATGCTTACGGTCATCAAGCGGGTGATGATTGTTTGAAGGTTGTAGCGAATACCTTGAGCAATACGGTGAATCGACCCGGTGATTTGGTAGCCCGCTATGGAGGCGAGGAATTTGCCGTCATTCTACCCCGAACGCATCCAGAAGGGGCTGTTACTGTAGCAGAACTGTTGCGGGCTAAAGTTGAGGCTTTAAAGATACCCCATTCCCGATCTCGGGTTAGCGACGTGGTAACCATCAGTTTGGGAGTTTCTACAGTTGTTCCCAGACCGGGTTACTCGACGGCCGCGCTCATTGCCGCAGCCGATCAGGCCCTCTATCAAGCCAAACAAGAAGGTCGTAATCGGGTAAGGGTCCGATATCCTGCACCTTTCCCTGATTATACACTTCCAGAATCCGGGAAGATAACGCCATGACCCCAGATGATCCCATAAAACAAAATAAAAAAATCGTTGTCTATATAGATGCAGAGCTTGAAGAGCTTATCCCTGGCTTCTTTGAGAATAGACGTAATGATATAAAGGCTATCCAGGAAGCTCTGGCAAAAGGTGACTATGAGACAATAAAAATTTTGGGGCACCGTATGAAAGGTTCTGGAGGAGGTTATGGATTCGACGAGATCAGCCAGATAGGCGGCTTCCTTGAACAGGCGGCAAAAAAACAAAATTCACAAGAAATCCAAAAAGGGTTGAATAAGCTTTTAACTTATCTTGAAAATGTGGAAATCGTTTATAAAAATTAATTAATATAAGGGAAAAAAGAGATTCCTTTTATCCTTCCAGAGAAGAAAATTCAAAGGAAAGGCTAAAAAATGGGAGAAAGGGATTTCGAAAAAACGACGAACGAAGTTTCTGATTTTCAAAAATCTATCCGGTATCATCTTAAATATTCACTGGGAAGGAACTGGGAAAAAGCTTCCGGGCATGATCTCTTTATGGCTATTGCTTTAGCCACTCGAGAGTTAATGATCGACAAAATGATGGAAACCGAAGAGCGCTATCAGAAAGCCGATACGAAAAGGTTGTATTATTTATCCATGGAGTTTCTTATGGGCCGATCCTTAGGAAATAATCTCTACAATTTGGGGATTTTTGATCTTTGTAAAGAGGCCGCCGAGAAAATGGGGATTGATTTCGAAGAGGTTCTGGAACGCGGGGAATATGATGCGGCCCTGGGAAATGGGGGCTTAGGTCGTTTAGCGGCTTGCTTTCTGGATTCATTAGCTACTTTGGGGATGCCGGGATATGGATATGGAATCAACTACGAGTTTGGTCTTTTTAAACAAGAAATAGAAAACGGTTATCAGAAAGAAAAACCGGATCATTGGCTGAGGGAAAAGACCCCCTGGCAGATCGAGCGGGCCGATGAAGCCTGTATTATTCCCGTATATGGACGTATCGGTCAGGGACAGGGCCGAAATAGAAGTTATAATAGAAGTTATAAGGTGATGTGGACCGATTGGAAAACCTTAATCGGTGTTCCATATGATATGCCCATTGTAGGTTATGGGGGCAAGACGGTTAATTTCCTGAGATTGTACTCAGCCAAATCATCGGATGAGTTTGATATTCAGATATTCAATCGAGGGGATTATTTTAAGGCGGTAGAACAGAAAATCTCTTCGGAAATTGTTTCCAAGGTTCTCTATCCTTCAGACTCTGTGGAAGCCGGACGTGAACTTCGTTTGATTCAGGAATATTTCCTGGTAGCCTGTGCAATTCGAGATATTGTTTATAGATATCTAAAAACCCGCAATACTTTTGATCAGTTTGCTTCCAAGGTAGCCATCCAGCTCAACGATACCCATCCTGCCCTGGCAGTGGCCGAATTAATGCGGATCTTGATAGATGAATATGATGTACCCTGGGAAAAGGCCTGGGAAATTACTCAGGGAGCCATCGCCTATACGAATCATACCTTACTTCCTGAAGCCCTTGAAAAATGGGCATTACCCCTGATAGAACGGGTTCTACCCAGACATTTGCAGATTATCTATGAAATCAATCAGCATTTTCTAAAACAGGTAATTTCGGTTTGGCCAAACGATACCCATCGGATCAGTCGCATGTCGATCATTGAAGAGGGAGCCCCTAAACAGGTTCGTATGGCTTATCTGGCCATTGTAGGAAGTCATTCGGTCAATGGGGTTTCGGCCCTGCATTCTGAGCTTATAAAAACATCTTTAGTTCCTGATTTTTATCAACTCTGGCCGGAAAAATTCAATAACAAAACCAATGGAGTCACCCAACGTCGATGGTTATTGCAGGCGAATCCTTTACTGGCAAGATTGATAACTCACACCCTAGGAGATGACTGGATTACCAATCTGGATAAACTGAAGGATCTGGAATGTTATGCAGAAGATAAAGGGTTCCAGAGGGAATTTAGAATGATCAAATTAGCCAATAAAGACAGATTGGCAAAGATTATTCAGGACACCACGCAGATCCTCGTCGACCCGGATTCCCTCTTCGATATCCAGGCAAAACGCCTGCATGAGTATAAACGTCAACTGTTGAATGTCATGCATATTATTCATCAATATTTAAGCCTGGTAGAGGATGGAAGAGAGTTAACGGTTCCCAAGACTTATATTTTCTCGGGTAAAGCGGCTCCGGGTTATATAATGGCAAAATTAATCATTAAACTCATTCACAATGTCGGTGCGGTGATTAACAAAGACCCTAAGGTTAAAGGACAAATCAAAGTAGTATTTATTCCCGATTATCGGGTTTCGTTAGCTGAAAAGATCATTCCGGCAGCCGATTTAAGTGAGCAGATCTCCACAGCCGGTAAGGAGGCTTCAGGGACGGGGAATATGAAGTTTGCCATGAACGGAGCCTTAACCATCGGAACCCTGGATGGGGCCAACGTGGAGATGCGAGAAGAAATCGGAAAAGAGAATATGTATATATTTGGCTTGACCGCCGAAGAGGTGGATCGGATGAGAAAGACCGGTTCTTATAATCCCTGGGATTATTACAACAAGAGTCCGGTTATTCGGCGGGTTATGGAGAGTATCGGCTCGGATAGATTTTGTCCTGGGGAGCCCGGTCTGTTTCGGCCTATTTATAATAAAATTCTCTATAATGGGGATGAATATTTTCATCTGGCAGACCTGGAATCTTATATTTCAGTCCAGGAGGAAGCGGCCAAAGAATTTAAAAATCCAGGGCTTTGGACCAGGAAAGCCATCTTAAATGTGGCGCGGATTGGAAAATTCTCCAGTGATCGTACGGTTTCGGAATATGCTCAGGAGATATGGGGGATTAAGCCTGTATTGTAGCGATGAAGGTATCCAGTTTTAAAATCTCTCGGGGATCTGCCCTTCCCTTAGGGGCAACAGTTAAACGAAACGGGATTAACTTTGCGGTTTTCTCCAAACACGCCACCTCGGTCACATTAGTGATTTTTGCTTCAGGAATCAACGACCCCGTTGCCGAGTTTCCTTTAGATCCCAAGATTAATCGAACGGGGCACATCTGGCATATCTTTGTCCAGGGGATGGATCCCGGCTTACGCTACGGTTATCGTATGGATAGACGACTTCCAGCAGAGTCTTCAAATTCTGAAACTTCAAATTCCACCCCTTTAATCCATCGGTTTGACCCCAGCATCGTTTTGGTGGATCCCTATGCCCGGGCTCTTTCAGGGGGATCCATTTGGGGAGAGATTTATCTCCGTAAAGGGGATCAGGGCCCTTATGTGAAGCGGAATATCCGACGTTCCTTAATTATAAACAATGAATTTGATTGGGGGCCGGATCAACCCTTAAATATCCCTCTGGCCGATTCCATTATCTACGAACTCCACGTTCGAGGTTTTACCATTCATAATTCTTCTGGGGTCCAAAATCCGGGAACTTTTGCCGGGCTTATCGAAAAGATTCCATATCTTAAAGAGTTGGGAATTACGGCGGTAGAACTCTTACCCATCAATGAATTCCAGGAAACGGATACCGATCGGGTAAATCCCTTAACCGGGGAACGTCTCCTTAATTTTTGGGGTTATAATCCCATCTCTTTTTTTGCTCCTAAGGCCTCTTATGCTTCCAACGGTCGAAACGGTAATCAGGTAAAGGAATTTAAAGCCATGGTCAAAGCCTTCCATGAAGCCGGCATCGAAGTGATTCTAGACGTAGTATTTAACCATACTGCCGAAGGGGACGAGCGGGGAACTACCTTTTGTTTTAGGGGATTGGATAATGCGGTCTATTATATGATCGATCCCAAAACAGGAGCTTATTACAATTATTCAGGTTGTGGCAACACGCTCAACTGTAATCATCCAGTGGTCCGAAATATGATACTGGATTGTTTACATTACTGGGTAACCGAAATGCATGTAGACGGATTTCGATTTGATCTGGCTTCCATTTTAGGCCGTGGGGAAGATGGTTCCGTTTTGTCTAACCCTCCTGTTTTAGAAAACATTACCGCAGACCCTGTTCTGGCTAATACCAAACTTATTGCAGAGGCCTGGGATGCGGCCGGCCTTTACCAGGTAGGAAGCTTTCCAGGCGGAGCCTCTCTTTCGGCCTTTAATCGCTGGGCTGAATGGAACGGGAAATTCCGGGATGATATACGAAGATTTATCCGGGGAGATCCGGGTATGGTCTCAGCCCTGGCAACTCGACTGGTAGGTAGTCCAGACCTTTATCAAGGGACCGGACGTGCCCCTTATCACAGCATTAACTTTGTAACCAGTCATGATGGATTCACTCTGGCCGACCTGGTTTCTTATAACCACAAGCATAATGAGATGAACGGAGAAAATAACTTAGATGGCTCTAATGAAAATTTCAGTTGGAATTGTGGGTGGGAAGGACCTTTACCCCCTTCTTGGAAAGGGGAAAAGAAATGGGAAGAGATTCATACCCTTCGCCTTCGTCAAATGAAAAACCTGGCTACCCTTCTCCTGCTTTCCCGAGGCGTGCCCATGATTTTGGGTGGGGACGAAATGGGACGAACCCAACAGGGTAATAATAATGCTTATTGTCAGGACAATGAAATAAGTTGGGTCAATTGGGAATTTACAAAACTCCATGCGGATTTGCTTCGATTTTTCAAACTCCTGATTCGATTTCGTAAAAAACACGAGGTTTTGAGGGTTAAAAGCTTTGATGAAAGTAAACCTGACAAATGGGGAAGCATATCCTGGCACGGTATCAGACTGGGACAACCTGACTGGTCCTGGGAATCACGATCCCTGGCCATGCATATAAACGGAGGCCTTCACGATGAAGATATTTACATAATTATGAATGCCCACTGGGAAGGCCATGAGTTTGAACTTCCTCCCTTCAATAAAGGACGGAATACCCGTTGGGGATGGTTCCGGTTTATTGATACCTCCCTTGAGTCTCCCTTTGACATAGCCGAAGAGGGCAGAGAAGGGTACCTGGTAAACCAGCATTCCTATCCGGTTGGCCCTCGTACAGTAGTTGTATTGGTGGGTAAAAGATTGTAGGACGAATCGCTGATTCGTTTTTACGAAACAGCGTTTTGCGCTACAGCGTCGATACTATGAACCAGCTAACGAGTAAAGATCAGGTCGAGAAGCCAGACAGACTCCATCAAATTCGAGATATTATTGTTGGCCCTCAACTCCGGGAATTGAATCGTCGGCTTGAAAAAATAGAATCGGATCTGCTCACCCTTCAAGAAGAAATGCACCATCGGATGGATGAAACCCGAAATGCACTCTCTAAAGAGCTACATATAGCCGTGGAATCCCTCGTCAGGAAGATAGGATCCCTTAGCCTGGCTACCCAACAAGAATGGACCGACCTTCGCCAACAATTTGAACAGACCGAAGCCAGGCTCTCCGACCGCCTTAAAACCCTGGACAGGGAAGTAGATGCCGGTACAACATCCCTACGGAAAGAGTTTTCACAAACTTTAGATAAATTTCGGGAAGAAATGCAACATTTGAGAATTCAGATTCACGAGGAGTTGGATAGGCGGCTCTTGGTACTTGAAGAGGCCGGGATTTCTAAAGATGAAATGGCCGAAATCCTTTTCGAGCTCGGTATGAGACTCAAAGGAGCTGAGTTCGTCAGTGACCCGTCTTACTCACCCATCGTGTAATTCTTAAGTAAGGAGGTATGGGGGTATGGAAGGTATGGGCGTGTGGGGGTGTGGGGGTATGGGAGTGTGGGAGTATGGAAGTATAGTCTTCCACACTCTCACACTTCCATCCCTCCACACTTCCACACTCCCACACCCCTATACACCTTTACTCAAGGAGGTATGATCATGAGAAAACTGCAGATTCTTCTGTTTGTTTCGTTCATCTTGCCTATAACGGGGGGTTTTGTCCTTTTCTCGGAATCTGTAAAGTCCCAAGAAACTCTTAAAGTGGGGGGTCTTTTTGATCTGACCGGGGTTACTTCGGAGGTAGGTAAACCCTTTGCTCAAGGAGTTCGGGATGCGGTGGATTGGGTTAATCAGCAGGGAGGTGTCAACGGTAAACAGATCGAATTAATTCCGGTGGATTACAGTTATAAAATTCCCCAGGCCGTTGCAGCCTATAAAAAATTTGTTTCCCAGGATAAAGTTCTTTTGATCAACGGCTGGGGTACGGGAGATACCGAAGCCTTGAGAGCTGATGTCAATAAAGACAAGATCCCGTATATTTCCGCCTCGTTTTCTGCGCACCTCACAGATCCTTCCAAAACCCCTTACAATTTTTTCGTAGGGGCCGATTATTCCACAGAATTAAGGATTTTTCTCAAGTGGATTAAGGATAACTGGAAGGATACATCTCGTAATCCCAGAGTAGCT
This window contains:
- a CDS encoding glycogen/starch/alpha-glucan phosphorylase gives rise to the protein MGERDFEKTTNEVSDFQKSIRYHLKYSLGRNWEKASGHDLFMAIALATRELMIDKMMETEERYQKADTKRLYYLSMEFLMGRSLGNNLYNLGIFDLCKEAAEKMGIDFEEVLERGEYDAALGNGGLGRLAACFLDSLATLGMPGYGYGINYEFGLFKQEIENGYQKEKPDHWLREKTPWQIERADEACIIPVYGRIGQGQGRNRSYNRSYKVMWTDWKTLIGVPYDMPIVGYGGKTVNFLRLYSAKSSDEFDIQIFNRGDYFKAVEQKISSEIVSKVLYPSDSVEAGRELRLIQEYFLVACAIRDIVYRYLKTRNTFDQFASKVAIQLNDTHPALAVAELMRILIDEYDVPWEKAWEITQGAIAYTNHTLLPEALEKWALPLIERVLPRHLQIIYEINQHFLKQVISVWPNDTHRISRMSIIEEGAPKQVRMAYLAIVGSHSVNGVSALHSELIKTSLVPDFYQLWPEKFNNKTNGVTQRRWLLQANPLLARLITHTLGDDWITNLDKLKDLECYAEDKGFQREFRMIKLANKDRLAKIIQDTTQILVDPDSLFDIQAKRLHEYKRQLLNVMHIIHQYLSLVEDGRELTVPKTYIFSGKAAPGYIMAKLIIKLIHNVGAVINKDPKVKGQIKVVFIPDYRVSLAEKIIPAADLSEQISTAGKEASGTGNMKFAMNGALTIGTLDGANVEMREEIGKENMYIFGLTAEEVDRMRKTGSYNPWDYYNKSPVIRRVMESIGSDRFCPGEPGLFRPIYNKILYNGDEYFHLADLESYISVQEEAAKEFKNPGLWTRKAILNVARIGKFSSDRTVSEYAQEIWGIKPVL
- the glgX gene encoding glycogen debranching protein GlgX; amino-acid sequence: MKVSSFKISRGSALPLGATVKRNGINFAVFSKHATSVTLVIFASGINDPVAEFPLDPKINRTGHIWHIFVQGMDPGLRYGYRMDRRLPAESSNSETSNSTPLIHRFDPSIVLVDPYARALSGGSIWGEIYLRKGDQGPYVKRNIRRSLIINNEFDWGPDQPLNIPLADSIIYELHVRGFTIHNSSGVQNPGTFAGLIEKIPYLKELGITAVELLPINEFQETDTDRVNPLTGERLLNFWGYNPISFFAPKASYASNGRNGNQVKEFKAMVKAFHEAGIEVILDVVFNHTAEGDERGTTFCFRGLDNAVYYMIDPKTGAYYNYSGCGNTLNCNHPVVRNMILDCLHYWVTEMHVDGFRFDLASILGRGEDGSVLSNPPVLENITADPVLANTKLIAEAWDAAGLYQVGSFPGGASLSAFNRWAEWNGKFRDDIRRFIRGDPGMVSALATRLVGSPDLYQGTGRAPYHSINFVTSHDGFTLADLVSYNHKHNEMNGENNLDGSNENFSWNCGWEGPLPPSWKGEKKWEEIHTLRLRQMKNLATLLLLSRGVPMILGGDEMGRTQQGNNNAYCQDNEISWVNWEFTKLHADLLRFFKLLIRFRKKHEVLRVKSFDESKPDKWGSISWHGIRLGQPDWSWESRSLAMHINGGLHDEDIYIIMNAHWEGHEFELPPFNKGRNTRWGWFRFIDTSLESPFDIAEEGREGYLVNQHSYPVGPRTVVVLVGKRL